In Juglans microcarpa x Juglans regia isolate MS1-56 chromosome 7D, Jm3101_v1.0, whole genome shotgun sequence, the following are encoded in one genomic region:
- the LOC121239506 gene encoding uncharacterized protein LOC121239506 isoform X2 — protein MSRFRPEFHVAQQSRRDKLRVPQGSNALHHLEDFPDNLEQLPDNLRLNPDLVHVRNVNNASLLYDPAVYSQEMSNFSMKSNVLLAQRDAMVHQGIDATQIGRPINVAEDHVPFANSSHTISFNPLPKAGTLEPQNCGYWKSLGSQQSSCTDWMVNTYASDSVGSESNTPSPMFFGEVSNISAYPQYMKPSYNAFQNFSSSKNPCSKISSQDRHKHSTSALLNQSSLQDTFTSSSIRTQEMASSIQQNIRGTARGAWAEGGNELALLPTYGNQSDVICFDNAGAWTNRSVENCHHWSGELGLNVETSDGELRNVVSTDSNPQCLSLSLSSNPSSKIPVARFGEGCVPEDLDSRTTVLEDPRDSKTVKSGYLCSVSKPSMSSTGCGRSLQDMVGGISTNTYQNTGPLGPFTGYATILKSSKFLEPAQQLLDELCGITGSKHGKTFELSGRTSGEVSPSGDALNATETEVGARANNSGGSSSTFYASNDISGDGRGVGTSTCESFRPERQRKAKLVYMQEEICRRFKQYHQQMQMVVSSFESVAGLSSAAPYISFSLKSILRHFRCVKNAITDQLRHIRKGMGEDLSSPSTGTSNSMGDASTLKLKYLNPSLQMHKYGGGNLGFLETQHHVWRPQRGLPERSVAILRAWLFEHFLHPYPTDTDKHMLATQTGLSRNQVSNWFINARVRVWKPMVEEIHMLETKGMAESNQILSKNDESSAAEGTGSFLSAGHGLSAEQWNREKRSKMECQIPTSMDGTLMGFVPYQQNGVEIGGVGAVSLTLGLRHDAENAQHRQQQQEDQQQLLRREFGGGVIHDFVG, from the exons ATGAGCAGATTTAGGCCAGAATTTCATGTAGCGCAGCAAAGTCGGCGTGATAAGTTGAGAGTCCCGCAAGGTTCAAACGCACTCCACCATTTAGAAGATTTCCCTGACAATTTGGAACAATTACCCGACAACTTAAGGCTAAACCCAGATCTTGTTCACGTTCGGAATGTTAATAATGCCAGTTTGCTTTATGACCCAGCTGTATATTCCCAGGAAATGAGCAATTTTTCAATGAAGTCAAATGTTTTATTAGCGCAACGAGATGCCATGGTGCATCAAGGAATAGATGCGACCCAAATTGGAAGGCCTATTAATGTAGCCGAAGATCATGTTCCATTTGCAAATTCATCCCACACAATTTCATTCAATCCTTTACCTAAAGCCGGTACCCTTGAGCCGCAAAATTGTGGTTATTGGAAGAGTCTTGGTTCACAGCAAAGCTCATGTACTGACTGGATGGTGAATACTTATGCAAGTGATTCGGTAGGTAGTGAAAGCAATACTCCAAGCCCTATGTTTTTCGGGGAAGTAAGTAACATTTCTGCATATCCACAATATATGAAACCTAGTTATAATGCGTTCCAAAACTTCTCTTCTTCGAAGAATCCATGCAGTAAAATTTCTAGTCAAGATAGACATAAGCATTCAACATCTGCATTACTTAATCAAAGTAGTCTCCAGGATACTTTTACATCATCTTCTATCAGAACTCAGGAAATGGCTTCAAGTATTCAGCAGAACATCAGAGGAACTGCCCGTGGTGCATGGGCAGAGGGTGGGAATGAACTTGCTCTACTTCCAACCTATGGAAATCAATCAGATGTGATATGTTTCGATAATGCTGGTGCTTGGACAAATAGATCAGTCGAGAATTGCCATCACTGGAGTGGTGAGTTGGGTTTAAACGTGGAAACAAGTGATGGAGAATTGAGGAATGTTGTGAGTACTGATTCCAACCCTCAGTGTCTATCTCTATCACTTTCATCAAATCCATCTTCAAAAATACCAGTGGCTCGGTTTGGAGAGGGATGTGTGCCAGAAGACTTAGACTCGAGGACTACAGTTTTAGAGGATCCTCGAGATTCAAAAACTGTGAAGTCTGGTTATTTATGTTCGGTATCGAAGCCATCTATGAGTAGTACTGGTTGTGGAAGATCTCTTCAAGATATGGTGGGGGGGATTTCTACTAACACTTATCAAAACACAGGTCCTCTTGGCCCATTCACTGGATATGCGACTATTTTAAAGAGTTCAAAGTTCTTGGAGCCTGCACAGCAGCTGCTAGATGAACTATGTGGCATAACTGGTTCAAAACACGGCAAAACATTTGAGCTGTCTGGGAGGACTTCTGGAGAAGTTAGCCCTTCTGGTGATGCATTGAATGCAACTGAAACTGAGGTTGGTGCGAGGGCTAATAATTCAGGTGGCTCGTCCTCAACATTTTATGCTTCAAATGATATAAGTGGTGATGGCCGTGGAGTTGGGACTAGCACTTGTGAATCTTTTCGGCCGGAGCGGCAAAGGAAGGCAAAGCTCGTATATATGCAGGAGGAG ATTTGCAGAAGGTTCAAACAATATCATCAGCAAATGCAGATGGTGGTTTCATCCTTTGAATCAGTAGCAGGTCTCAGTTCTGCCGCTCCTTACATCTCGTTTTCTCTCAAGTCGATTTTGAGGCACTTCCGGTGCGTAAAGAATGCCATCACAGATCAGCTCAGGCATATAAGAAAAGGAATGGGGGAGGATTTGTCATCACCTTCCACTGGCACAAGCAATAGCATGGGTGATGCAAGTACACTGAAGCTAAAGTATTTGAACCCAAGCTTGCAAATGCACAAATATGGTGGTGGCAATTTGGGCTTCCTCGAAACCCAACACCACGTCTGGAGGCCCCAGAGAGGCCTACCAGAACGCTCGGTGGCTATTCTCAGAGCTTGGCTTTTTGAGCATTTTCTTCACCC GTATCCCACGGACACAGACAAGCACATGTTAGCCACTCAAACAGGTCTATCTCGAAACCAG GTGTCAAACTGGTTCATAAATGCCCGAGTGCGTGTCTGGAAGCCAATGGTAGAAGAAATACACATGCTCGAAACCAAAGGCATGGCAGAATCCAACCAAATTCTGAGCAAGAATGATGAAAGCTCTGCTGCTGAAG GGACAGGCTCCTTTTTGAGCGCTGGACATGGACTTAGTGCAGAACAGTGGAACCGAGAGAAGCGTTCGAAAATGGAATGTCAGATTCCGACCAGCATGGACGGGACATTAATGGGTTTTGTGCCGTACCAGCAGAATGGGGTCGAGATTGGTGGAGTCGGAGCTGTGTCTCTTACATTGGGACTCAGGCATGATGCAGAGAATGCACAGCATCGGCAACAGCAGCAGGAAGATCAGCAGCAGCTGCTGAGAAGGGAATTTGGAGGAGGCGTGATTCATGATTTTGTTGGATAA
- the LOC121239506 gene encoding uncharacterized protein LOC121239506 isoform X1: MSRFRPEFHVAQQSRRDKLRVPQGSNALHHLEDFPDNLEQLPDNLRLNPDLVHVRNVNNASLLYDPAVYSQEMSNFSMKSNVLLAQRDAMVHQGIDATQIGRPINVAEDHVPFANSSHTISFNPLPKAGTLEPQNCGYWKSLGSQQSSCTDWMVNTYASDSVGSESNTPSPMFFGEVSNISAYPQYMKPSYNAFQNFSSSKNPCSKISSQDRHKHSTSALLNQSSLQDTFTSSSIRTQEMASSIQQNIRGTARGAWAEGGNELALLPTYGNQSDVICFDNAGAWTNRSVENCHHWSGELGLNVETSDGELRNVVSTDSNPQCLSLSLSSNPSSKIPVARFGEGCVPEDLDSRTTVLEDPRDSKTVKSGYLCSVSKPSMSSTGCGRSLQDMVGGISTNTYQNTGPLGPFTGYATILKSSKFLEPAQQLLDELCGITGSKHGKTFELSGRTSGEVSPSGDALNATETEVGARANNSGGSSSTFYASNDISGDGRGVGTSTCESFRPERQRKAKLVYMQEEICRRFKQYHQQMQMVVSSFESVAGLSSAAPYISFSLKSILRHFRCVKNAITDQLRHIRKGMGEDLSSPSTGTSNSMGDASTLKLKYLNPSLQMHKYGGGNLGFLETQHHVWRPQRGLPERSVAILRAWLFEHFLHPYPTDTDKHMLATQTGLSRNQVSNWFINARVRVWKPMVEEIHMLETKGMAESNQILSKNDESSAAEGSRHPDRDIHQLSNNPSLNTTPNTQFECLGTGSFLSAGHGLSAEQWNREKRSKMECQIPTSMDGTLMGFVPYQQNGVEIGGVGAVSLTLGLRHDAENAQHRQQQQEDQQQLLRREFGGGVIHDFVG, translated from the exons ATGAGCAGATTTAGGCCAGAATTTCATGTAGCGCAGCAAAGTCGGCGTGATAAGTTGAGAGTCCCGCAAGGTTCAAACGCACTCCACCATTTAGAAGATTTCCCTGACAATTTGGAACAATTACCCGACAACTTAAGGCTAAACCCAGATCTTGTTCACGTTCGGAATGTTAATAATGCCAGTTTGCTTTATGACCCAGCTGTATATTCCCAGGAAATGAGCAATTTTTCAATGAAGTCAAATGTTTTATTAGCGCAACGAGATGCCATGGTGCATCAAGGAATAGATGCGACCCAAATTGGAAGGCCTATTAATGTAGCCGAAGATCATGTTCCATTTGCAAATTCATCCCACACAATTTCATTCAATCCTTTACCTAAAGCCGGTACCCTTGAGCCGCAAAATTGTGGTTATTGGAAGAGTCTTGGTTCACAGCAAAGCTCATGTACTGACTGGATGGTGAATACTTATGCAAGTGATTCGGTAGGTAGTGAAAGCAATACTCCAAGCCCTATGTTTTTCGGGGAAGTAAGTAACATTTCTGCATATCCACAATATATGAAACCTAGTTATAATGCGTTCCAAAACTTCTCTTCTTCGAAGAATCCATGCAGTAAAATTTCTAGTCAAGATAGACATAAGCATTCAACATCTGCATTACTTAATCAAAGTAGTCTCCAGGATACTTTTACATCATCTTCTATCAGAACTCAGGAAATGGCTTCAAGTATTCAGCAGAACATCAGAGGAACTGCCCGTGGTGCATGGGCAGAGGGTGGGAATGAACTTGCTCTACTTCCAACCTATGGAAATCAATCAGATGTGATATGTTTCGATAATGCTGGTGCTTGGACAAATAGATCAGTCGAGAATTGCCATCACTGGAGTGGTGAGTTGGGTTTAAACGTGGAAACAAGTGATGGAGAATTGAGGAATGTTGTGAGTACTGATTCCAACCCTCAGTGTCTATCTCTATCACTTTCATCAAATCCATCTTCAAAAATACCAGTGGCTCGGTTTGGAGAGGGATGTGTGCCAGAAGACTTAGACTCGAGGACTACAGTTTTAGAGGATCCTCGAGATTCAAAAACTGTGAAGTCTGGTTATTTATGTTCGGTATCGAAGCCATCTATGAGTAGTACTGGTTGTGGAAGATCTCTTCAAGATATGGTGGGGGGGATTTCTACTAACACTTATCAAAACACAGGTCCTCTTGGCCCATTCACTGGATATGCGACTATTTTAAAGAGTTCAAAGTTCTTGGAGCCTGCACAGCAGCTGCTAGATGAACTATGTGGCATAACTGGTTCAAAACACGGCAAAACATTTGAGCTGTCTGGGAGGACTTCTGGAGAAGTTAGCCCTTCTGGTGATGCATTGAATGCAACTGAAACTGAGGTTGGTGCGAGGGCTAATAATTCAGGTGGCTCGTCCTCAACATTTTATGCTTCAAATGATATAAGTGGTGATGGCCGTGGAGTTGGGACTAGCACTTGTGAATCTTTTCGGCCGGAGCGGCAAAGGAAGGCAAAGCTCGTATATATGCAGGAGGAG ATTTGCAGAAGGTTCAAACAATATCATCAGCAAATGCAGATGGTGGTTTCATCCTTTGAATCAGTAGCAGGTCTCAGTTCTGCCGCTCCTTACATCTCGTTTTCTCTCAAGTCGATTTTGAGGCACTTCCGGTGCGTAAAGAATGCCATCACAGATCAGCTCAGGCATATAAGAAAAGGAATGGGGGAGGATTTGTCATCACCTTCCACTGGCACAAGCAATAGCATGGGTGATGCAAGTACACTGAAGCTAAAGTATTTGAACCCAAGCTTGCAAATGCACAAATATGGTGGTGGCAATTTGGGCTTCCTCGAAACCCAACACCACGTCTGGAGGCCCCAGAGAGGCCTACCAGAACGCTCGGTGGCTATTCTCAGAGCTTGGCTTTTTGAGCATTTTCTTCACCC GTATCCCACGGACACAGACAAGCACATGTTAGCCACTCAAACAGGTCTATCTCGAAACCAG GTGTCAAACTGGTTCATAAATGCCCGAGTGCGTGTCTGGAAGCCAATGGTAGAAGAAATACACATGCTCGAAACCAAAGGCATGGCAGAATCCAACCAAATTCTGAGCAAGAATGATGAAAGCTCTGCTGCTGAAGGTAGCCGCCATCCTGATCGTGATATTCATCAACTCTCCAACAATCCAAGCTTAAATACGACTCCCAATACGCAATTCGAATGCTTAGGGACAGGCTCCTTTTTGAGCGCTGGACATGGACTTAGTGCAGAACAGTGGAACCGAGAGAAGCGTTCGAAAATGGAATGTCAGATTCCGACCAGCATGGACGGGACATTAATGGGTTTTGTGCCGTACCAGCAGAATGGGGTCGAGATTGGTGGAGTCGGAGCTGTGTCTCTTACATTGGGACTCAGGCATGATGCAGAGAATGCACAGCATCGGCAACAGCAGCAGGAAGATCAGCAGCAGCTGCTGAGAAGGGAATTTGGAGGAGGCGTGATTCATGATTTTGTTGGATAA